The Amycolatopsis sp. NBC_01480 genome segment GTGACCTCCACGGTGAACGTCACCGGCTCACCCGCGTGAACCACGGCCTGGTCCACGGTTTTCGTCACCTTGATGGCGGGCGCGATGACAGGGACTTTCGCGTCGGCCGTCGCGGTGACAACCTGGCCGAGCGGGTCGGTTCCGGCGACGTTTGCGGTGGTCACGCTGTCCGGCACCGGCGCCTTCGTCACGCAAGTGCCCGTGGTGGATTGACCCGGCGCGAGAGTCCCCACCGTCCTCGCGCACGCGCCGGTCACGGCGACGTCATGCAGCGCGACGTCACCGGTATTCGTCGCGGTGACCGTGGACGTCACCTGGTCGCCGGCGCGATAAGCCGCTTTGTCGACTACGTGCGTCAGGCCGATCGCGGGGTGGACGACGTCAACGCGACTGGTGCTGGAACCGTCCAGTACGTCACCGAGCGTGCTGGTTCCGGTCACGACCGCCGTGCTCGTGAAATCGTCGCCCGGCGCGGTCACGGTGCACTGGTAACCGGTGGTAGCGCCCGCGGCCAGGGTGCCGATCTTCTTGGCACAGGCCGGAAACCGGTCGTCGGCGACCGAAACATTGTCAGCGGGAGTGTCGTTCGGATTGGTGACGCCGACGGTGAACGTCACCTGGTCGCCCGCGTGCACCCGAGCGGACGAGGCATGGTTCACCACCCGCAAGTCGGGCACCGGCACCGAAAACACCAGCCCCTGCGCCAGGAATCCGCTGCCGCTGAAGCCGAGTTTCACACTCGTCGCGCCGCTGGGCACGGCGTCGCTGTTGAACGCCTTGGCATCCACGCCGAAGTTGTTCTTCGCGTTGGGGCGGGTGGAGTTGTCGGCCGCGGAGATGAAGAAGTTGTCCGTCGCGCCCGTGGCCGGCTCCGCGACGGGCTTGCCGTTGATCAGAAACCGGTCGCCCACCGTGCCCCAGTCGCCGCCGAACGCGGTCACGCCGATGTGCGCGTCGGCGGACGCGGCACGAAACCCGCTGATGGTGGCGGTGGTGTTCACAGTGCCGCGCGCGTGGCCGTCGTAGACGAACACCGCGCGCTTGTCCGGCGCGTACTGCGGATCGCGGTCCGGATAGGCGAACACCACCGCCACCGACCAGCCGCCACTGCACCCGCGTCCGACAGCGGTCCAGACATTTCCCGCGGTCAGCTCCACCGGCGCACCCGTGCGCGCCGACGCGAACTGCCCGGTGACGTCGGCGTACGCGGAGTAGGACTGCGGATCGTCGCTGTACGAACCGGGCCGGACGTCAGTGGCTTTCCCGCCGCCGACGGTGAATCGCACCGCCTGAGCGTTCGCGGTCCCCGGCGGCCGCGCGCAATCCGACCCCAGCGAGCCGCCCCAGCTCAGCCGCGCGAAGGTGACCTTCGCGCCGGGCGGAATGGTCACCGACGCGGCGGACGAGTCGAACGTCGCAGGGTCTTTGTCCACATCGGACCATCGCAGCGCGAACCCGGCGGCGGGCTTTTTATCCGTACGCGCGGCGGTTTTCGCACAAGCAGCGTCGTCCGGGGCGCATTCCACCACGCTGTTGCCGGCATAGAGGAAATCGCCGTACACCACTTGGTGGGAATTCTGGCGGAAATCCTTGACGTCGTCCGCGTGCGCGATCGGCACCAGCGTCGTGGCCATCAGGCCGAGCACCACGAGCAGACGTTTGCCGGCCGAGAACATGCCCGCGAGCTTTCCAGGAACCGGTGCGCGAAGGGCCCTTTCCTACCCGGCCGTGGCCGCAAGTCACTCCGCTGAGCGATCTCCCACGCGCACAGTTGACTCGTGGGTGATCGCCGCGGCCTCGCGCACAAACCCGACTACCGTACGAAGCTCCTCATCCGTGTACTGCTCGGTGAGCGCCTTGACCGCGCCGACGATGTAGTCCCACACCGAGGACCGGACCTTGCTCTGGTCCAGCTCGATCAGCACCCGGCGCCGGTCACCGGGGTGCGGGGTGCGGTTGACCATCCCCTTGCGCTCGAGCCGGTCGACCAGCGCGGTGATCGACGCGGGCGCCAGGCCGGAGTACTTGACCAGGTCCTTCGGGGTGAGCGGGCCGAGCCGCGCGAGGTAGTCCAGCATCTTGCTCTCGACCGCCGACAGCCCCCCTTGCTCGGCGAGCGCGGCATGGAACATCACCGTCTCCGTGGACAGCACCCGGGACTGCAGCAGCAGCTCGTCGACCAGCTTCTCGCGCTCGCTTGACACAACCCCAGTCTACCCGGAGTATTTAGTTCGACAGAACGAATTAGTTACAGAGATACTTTGCAGGGGAGTAGACATGGCACGGGTACTGATCGCCGGCGGGGGCATCGCGGGCACGATCACGGCGATCGCGCTGCACGAGGTGGGGCACGAGCCCGCGCTGTACGAGGCGTACGACAGGACCGCGGACGGCGTCGGGGCGTTCCTCACGCTCGCCGTGAACGGGCTCGACGCGCTGGCGCCGTTCGGGCTGAAACCGCTGGTCAAAGGCCTCGGTTTCAACACCCCGCGGATGTCGATGGGGCTCGGCAACGGCAAGCGGCTGGCGGAGTTCCCGCTCGGCGGAGCACTGCCGGACGGGACCGTGGGCCAGACCGTCTGGCGCGCCGACCTGTACGCAGCCCTTCGCGACGAAGCAGCCAGACGCGGCGTGCCGACCGCGTACAACAAGCGGCTGGTCGACGCGACTCAGACGTCTTCGCAGGTCACCGCGCAGTTCGAGGACGGCACCACGGCGTCCGGCGACCTGCTGATCGGCGCCGACGGCCTGCGCTCACGCGTGCGCCGGATCATCGACCCGTCGGCGCCGAAGCCGCGCTATGTGCCGCTGCTGAACACCGGCGGCCGCGTCACCTGCGTCGATCTCGGTGACGAGCCGGGCGTGATGCACATGGCGTTCGGCCGGAAGGCGTTCTTCGCGCACGTCGTGCACCCGGACGGCTCAGTGTGGTGGTTCGCGAACGTGCCGCACGCCGACGAGCCCGACCGCGCCGAGCTGGCCGCGCTCTCGGGCCCGGCCTGGCGGGCGGAGCTGCTGCGCCTGTTCGCGCGCGACCGGATCCCGGCCGCGCGGATCATCGAGGCGACCGAGGAGATCTACCAGCCGTGGGCGACGTACGACTTCCCGTCGGTCCCGGTCTGGCACCGCGGCCGGATCGGCATCATCGGCGACGCGGCGCACGCGACGTCACCGGCCGCCGGCCAAGGCGCGTCGATGGCGATCGAGGACGCCGCCACGCTGGCGCGGTGCCTGCGCGACGTGCCGGAAACCGCGCTGGCGACGTTCGAATCGCTACGCCGCGCCCGCGTCGAAGCGGTGGTCGCGCAGGGCAAGCGCAACGGTGACGCGAAGGGCGCGCCCGGGCTCGTCGGCCGCCTGGTGCGCGATTTCTTCATCACGCGCGCGATGAGCAAGCCGTCCGCCGATGACCCGAACGAATTCATGTGGAGCCACCGGATCGATTGGGCGGAGCCGGTTTCGGCCTAACGCCAGGTGTCGACGCGGTGGAAGTTCTTGTACGCGCGGCTGGGCGTCGGCCCGCGCTGGCCCTGGTAACGGGAGCCGGCCTGGGTCGAGCCGTACGGGAATTCCGCCGCGCTGGACAGCCGGAAAATGCACAGCTGGCCGATTTTCATGCCCGGCCAGAGCGTGATCGGCAGGTTCGCCACGTTCGACAGCTCCAGCGTGATGTGGCCGGAGAAACCGGGGTCGATGAAGCCCGCGGTCGAGTGCGTGAGCAGCCCGAGGCGGCCGAGCGAGGATTTGCCCTCGAGCCGGCCCGCGAGGTCGTCGGCCAGCGTGACCAGCTCGAACGTGGAGCCGAGCACGAACTCGCCGGGGTGCAGCACAAACGGCTCGTCACCCTCTTTTTCGACCAGCGACGTCAGCTCGTCCTGCTGCAGCTGGGGGTCGATGTGGGTGTACTTGCTGTTGTCGAACACGCGGAAGAACCGGTCCAGCCGGACGTCGATGCTGGACGGCTGGACCATGGCGGGGTCGAAGGGGTCGATGCCGAGCCGGCCGGCATCGAGCTCTTTGCGGAGGTCACGGTCACTGAGCAACACGGGGCGAAGCCTATCCGGGCCGGTTCAGGCCGCGCGCATGTGCCGCTGGTACGACGTGTCCAGCTTGAACGCTTCGCGCAGCCGCTTGAGGTAGCGGCGGCGCCCGGCCTCGCCGAGCAGCTCCTGCAACGCGGTCGCGCCCGGCACGCACAGCCGTACCGTCTCGGCCGCGAAGTTCAGCCCCGCCACCGCGAACACGGCCGCCTGCGCGACCGGATCGTTCGGCAGCTCCAGGAAGTCGGCGTTGTCCTTCCCGAGCACCAGCCGGCTGATCGCGGAGTGGACGCCGACGTTCACGTGCGCCAGCACCTTCCCGGCCGCACCCCGCCCGGCCCCGATCGACGCGTGGCTTTCGACCAGGGCTTTGGCCAGCCGTTTCGAGTCCTCGTCCGGGATGAACTCGGTCGCGGCGAGCACCCAGAGCAGCCGCCACGCGTCGTCCTCGTCGGCGGGCAGCAGCCCCTCGTCGACGCCCATCAGCCAGCCGATGTAGCGCCAGAGGTGCAGGATGTCGGCGCGCTCGCGGGCGGAGTAGCGCAGGCCCAGCAGCTGCGTGCCGAAGACGTAAACGAGGGAGAAGAGCAGGAGGGTGCCGGCGGTCTGGACCTGGTTGACGGGCCGGTCCCAGGCCTCGTAATCCCAGTCCTCCCGCTCGTTCATGGCCCGGCGGACATGCGCGTGCACCAGCCGGATCCGCACCGCGGCGGTGTAGCCGGTCTGGTGCTTGGCCATGGCGCCGGGCGTGGTGACGTCGATCCACCACGTCGCGGTCTCGACCAGCCGGCGCGTGGCCCGATACTCGATCTCCCTGGTCCCGACCAGCGATTTCGTCGCG includes the following:
- a CDS encoding oxygenase MpaB family protein; this translates as MDDPVLFRQGGFRLAARVRGAGASADEAQVRRLREFAQREDQAADELVAWIRGADENQEDQGTRGSRGSQASRDNQEQLELALTQGIDAVPNPAPQLETFFRQVEATPYWVDTERLHRGAKAITRAGLLGLFPLGDMSLMGGYLASRATKSLVGTREIEYRATRRLVETATWWIDVTTPGAMAKHQTGYTAAVRIRLVHAHVRRAMNEREDWDYEAWDRPVNQVQTAGTLLLFSLVYVFGTQLLGLRYSARERADILHLWRYIGWLMGVDEGLLPADEDDAWRLLWVLAATEFIPDEDSKRLAKALVESHASIGAGRGAAGKVLAHVNVGVHSAISRLVLGKDNADFLELPNDPVAQAAVFAVAGLNFAAETVRLCVPGATALQELLGEAGRRRYLKRLREAFKLDTSYQRHMRAA
- the dcd gene encoding dCTP deaminase, with amino-acid sequence MLLSDRDLRKELDAGRLGIDPFDPAMVQPSSIDVRLDRFFRVFDNSKYTHIDPQLQQDELTSLVEKEGDEPFVLHPGEFVLGSTFELVTLADDLAGRLEGKSSLGRLGLLTHSTAGFIDPGFSGHITLELSNVANLPITLWPGMKIGQLCIFRLSSAAEFPYGSTQAGSRYQGQRGPTPSRAYKNFHRVDTWR
- a CDS encoding FAD-dependent oxidoreductase, which produces MARVLIAGGGIAGTITAIALHEVGHEPALYEAYDRTADGVGAFLTLAVNGLDALAPFGLKPLVKGLGFNTPRMSMGLGNGKRLAEFPLGGALPDGTVGQTVWRADLYAALRDEAARRGVPTAYNKRLVDATQTSSQVTAQFEDGTTASGDLLIGADGLRSRVRRIIDPSAPKPRYVPLLNTGGRVTCVDLGDEPGVMHMAFGRKAFFAHVVHPDGSVWWFANVPHADEPDRAELAALSGPAWRAELLRLFARDRIPAARIIEATEEIYQPWATYDFPSVPVWHRGRIGIIGDAAHATSPAAGQGASMAIEDAATLARCLRDVPETALATFESLRRARVEAVVAQGKRNGDAKGAPGLVGRLVRDFFITRAMSKPSADDPNEFMWSHRIDWAEPVSA
- a CDS encoding MarR family winged helix-turn-helix transcriptional regulator, encoding MSSEREKLVDELLLQSRVLSTETVMFHAALAEQGGLSAVESKMLDYLARLGPLTPKDLVKYSGLAPASITALVDRLERKGMVNRTPHPGDRRRVLIELDQSKVRSSVWDYIVGAVKALTEQYTDEELRTVVGFVREAAAITHESTVRVGDRSAE